In a genomic window of Lycium ferocissimum isolate CSIRO_LF1 chromosome 9, AGI_CSIRO_Lferr_CH_V1, whole genome shotgun sequence:
- the LOC132032116 gene encoding uncharacterized protein LOC132032116, giving the protein MTTKLQLFQMNEIDEFRYHAYESASLYKEKMKHYHDVKLLKRDFQLGDSVLLFNSRLKLFPGKLKSMWSGPFTLVSVSLIGSMELKSDEGTRTFRVNGHRVKHCHWMVDGDKIVDAHRLKHSTGP; this is encoded by the coding sequence ATGACGACCAAGTTGCAGTTGTTTCAAATGAATGAAATAGATGAGTTTCGGTATCATGCATATGAGAGTGCGAGTTTGTATAAAGAAAAGATGAAGCACTATCATGATGTCAAACTTCTGAAGAGAGATTTTCAACTGGGTGATTCGGTGTTGCTATTCAATTCAAGGTTGAAGCTCTTTCCTGGCAAGTTGAAATCCATGTGGTCGGGCCCTTTTACTTTGGTGAGTGTGTCACTCATTGGGTCGATGGAGTTAAAGTCCGACGAAGGGACTCGTACTTTCAGGGTGAATGGCCATCGGGTAAAGCACTGCCATTGGATGGTTGATGGGGACAAGATTGTTGATGCTCACCGGTTGAAACATAGCACCGGACCTTAA
- the LOC132031398 gene encoding pentatricopeptide repeat-containing protein At5g55840 — translation MGAMRPQISAGKARAFSQMGFFSNTASGEREKSIYTILTLDRWDSLNHMGYKMASLRPVHGKLALKFLNWFVKQPGLEFSHIINMYGITTHILIRARMHDYVKSILGHLSDMDIGPSSVFGALMDTYRLCSSNPCVFDLLIRVYVRKGTIKDALQIFDLMSSRAFKPSVYTCNMLLAAIGKKGNAESVWSFFKEMLAKRICPNVGTFNILLQVLCAKGKVESAKYLLAKMVESGYNPDVVTYNTLLNWFCKKGRYKAALELIDCMNSKGLEADVCTYNIFIDDLCRKNRSAKGYLVLRKMSKRLIVPNHTTYNTLINGFVKEGKIDIAVKIFHEMLKLNLSPNCITFNSLIDGQCQAGNLKEAQEMLTEMETRGLRPNEVSYGALLNGFCKHGILDSARNIVKKMKRNGLSINQVAYTMLLEGICKTGSLGEVVPLLEDMFESGICLDVVAYSVLLNGFCKAGMLSTAMEILCRMYKFGVFPNDVVYSTLIYNFCKQQNVLKAMRVYAMMHKTGHHPDTFICNSLISSLCTGGRVREAEDFMRHMHKIGLVPNSVAFTSVIDCYGNVGEGLKALSWFDEMINLGRQPSFNTYASLLKGICRGGNLTEALGLFDKLRGSSCAADVVVYNSLLAEICKLGHFHMALILIDEMVQNNVLPDSHTYTNLLAGLCGKDRLVPAILLLERALSRGDPSSNRVMYTCIIDGLFKSGLPKVASYFYDEMTRKGLTPDTVALNVVMDGYTKHGQMDKVSSLFSTMRQRGQMPSLATYNILLRGYSRQKNISDCSKLYQSLREKGLGPDKLTCHYVTLGLCESSLLDIGVKFMIKMISGGIVADKFTFNMIISKYCEREEVKKALDLLTLMTSLGVSPDRDTYNLIFKGLKRTLDFQNSHLLLHKMIEEGFVPIDRQYCNLITSMCKVGDVKGAFKLKDEMELLGVSSRSIAEGAIIRGLVRRGKMEEAMLVLECMLRVHLLPTVATFTTVMHGLCRSSKPFEALKLKATMELHGAKPDVIAYNVLVTGLCAGGYIDDAFDLYEELKEKGMCPNITTFTVLLNAFCSGNDLAKGESLLNDLQERGLAGEYSNTQALCERLTIMKEKLNALRKKKKKITRKGGSVG, via the exons ATGGGTGCAATGCGTCCACAGATAAGTGCCGGAAAAGCTAGAGCTTTCTCTCAAATGGGGTTCTTCTCTAACACAGCAA GTGGAGAAAGGGAGAAGAGCATCTACACAATTTTGACCTTGGATCGTTGGGACTCGCTCAATCATATGGGGTATAAAATGGCTTCACTTAGGCCCGTTCATGGCAAGTTGGCTTTGAAATTCTTGAACTGGTTTGTTAAGCAACCTGGTTTGGAGTTCAGTCATATTATTAATATGTATGGCATCACGACCCACATACTCATTAGAGCTAGAATGCATGACTATGTTAAGTCAATTTTGGGGCATTTATCTGACATGGATATTGGGCCAAGTTCTGTTTTTGGTGCTCTAATGGATACATATCGCCTTTGCAGTTCAAACCCTTGTGTTTTTGACCTCTTAATTAGGGTTTATGTGAGAAAAGGTACAATTAAAGATGCTCTTCAGATATTTGATTTGATGAGTTCTCGAGCATTTAAACCGTCGGTTTACACTTGCAATATGCTCCTAGCAGCAATTGGGAAGAAGGGGAATGCTGAGTCCGTCTGGTCGTTTTTCAAAGAAATGCTTGCTAAACGTATTTGCCCTAATGTTGGTACATTCAATATACTTTTACAAGTTCTTTGTGCCAAAGGAAAGGTCGAGAGTGCAAAGTATTTGCTTGCAAAGATGGTAGAGAGTGGTTATAACCCTGATGTGGTTACTTATAATACTTTGCTTAATTGGTTTTGCAAAAAGGGAAGGTATAAAGCAGCTTTAGAACTGATTGATTGCATGAATTCTAAAGGTCTTGAAGCCGATGTTTGTACATACAACATATTTATAGATGACTTGTGCAGGAAGAACAGGAGTGCTAAAGGTTATTTAGTATTGAGGAAGATGAGTAAGAGATTGATTGTTCCAAATCATACTACCTATAATACTCTTATTAACGGGTTTGTGAAAGAGGGGAAGATTGACATTGCAGTGAAGATTTTTCATGAGATGTTGAAGCTGAATCTTTCACCAAATTGTATCACTTTCAATTCTTTGATTGATGGGCAATGTCAAGCAGGCAATCTTAAAGAGGCTCAAGAGATGCTGACTGAAATGGAGACAAGAGGTCTACGGCCCAATGAAGTTAGTTATGGGGCTCTCTTGAATGGTTTCTGCAAGCATGGGATATTGGATTCTGCACGAAATATCGTCAAGAAGATGAAGCGAAACGGATTGTCTATCAATCAGGTTGCATATACAATGTTATTAGAAGGGATATGCAAAACGGGGTCGCTTGGAGAAGTTGTACCGTTACTTGAGGATATGTTTGAGAGTGGTATATGTCTCGATGTTgttgcatactcggtacttctGAATGGATTTTGTAAAGCTGGAATGCTAAGTACAGCAATGGAAATATTATGTAGGATGTACAAGTTTGGAGTTTTCCCGAACGATGTAGTATACTCTACTTTGATCTACAACTTTTGCAAACAGCAAAATGTCCTAAAAGCAATGAGAGTCTATGCAATGATGCACAAAACAGGCCATCATCCTGACACTTTCATATGCAACTCACTGATATCTTCTCTTTGTACAGGTGGAAGAGTAAGGGAGGCAGAGGATTTCATGCGTCACATGCATAAGATTGGTCTTGTTCCCAATTCTGTTGCTTTTACTTCTGTTATTGATTGCTATGGAAATGTAGGTGAAGGGTTAAAAGCATTATCCTGGTTTGACGAAATGATTAACTTGGGTAGACAGCCTAGCTTTAACACCTACGCAAGCTTACTAAAGGGAATATGCAGAGGAGGAAACCTTACAGAGGCTCTTGGATTATTTGATAAACTTCGTGGAAGTAGCTGTGCGGCAGATGTTGTTGTCTACAACTCATTGCTGGCTGAGATCTGTAAGTTAGGCCACTTCCACATGGCATTAATCCTTATCGACGAGATGGTTCAGAATAATGTGCTCCCTGATAGTCATACCTACACCAATCTCCTAGCTGGCTTGTGTGGGAAGGATAGGTTGGTGCCTGCGATTCTTCTGTTGGAAAGAGCATTGAGTAGAGGAGACCCCTCGTCAAACCGGGTCATGTATACTTGTATCATTGATGGACTTTTCAAGAGTGGCTTGCCTAAGGTTGCAAGTTACTTCTATGATGAGATGACAAGAAAAGGTCTTACCCCAGATACTGTGGCACTGAATGTGGTGATGGATGGTTACACAAAACATGGACAGATGGATAAGGTGAGTAGTCTCTTTTCTACAATGAGACAGAGAGGTCAAATGCCTTCCTTGGCtacatataatattttattacgAGGCTACTCGAGACAGAAAAACATATCTGACTGCTCTAAGTTATATCAGTCACTTAGAGAAAAAGGTCTTGGTCCAGATAAATTAACATGCCATTATGTGACCCTTGGACTCTGTGAGTCGAGTCTGCTGGATATTGGGGTTAAATTTATGATAAAGATGATCTCGGGGGGAATAGTGGCAGATAAATTCACATTCAACATGATTATCAGTAAATATTGTGAAAGGGAAGAGGTGAAGAAGGCCCTTGATCTTCTTACTTTAATGACTTCCTTAGGTGTTTCTCCTGATAGAGACACTTACAATTTGATATTTAAGGGACTGAAAAGAACATTGGACTTCCAAAATTCACATCTTCTCTTGCATAAAATGATCGAAGAGGGTTTTGTCCCAATTGACAGACAATACTGCAATTTAATCACTAGTATGTGTAAAGTTGGAGATGTAAAGGGAGCATTCAAACTAAAAGATGAAATGGAGTTGTTAGGTGTTAGTTCCCGTAGTATAGCTGAGGGTGCAATTATAAGGGGGCTTGTGCGTCGTGGGAAGATGGAGGAAGCAATGCTGGTCCTTGAATGTATGCTACGGGTGCATCTACTTCCTACTGTTGCCACATTCACAACTGTTATGCATGGACTTTGCAGAAGTTCTAAGCCCTTCGAGGCCTTAAAATTGAAAGCTACTATGGAGCTTCATGGTGCAAAGCCAGATGTTATTGCTTACAATGTCCTCGTAACAGGCCTTTGTGCTGGTGGATATATTGATGATGCATTTGATCTCTATGAGGAGCTGAAAGAGAAGGGTATGTGTCCCAATATTACAACCTTCACGGTTCTTCTCAATGCATTTTGTTCTGGGAATGATCTTGCAAAGGGTGAAAGCCTTCTAAATGATCTGCAAGAGAGAGGACTGGCAGGTGAATATTCAAATACCCAAGCGTTATGTGAAAGACTGACAATCATGAAGGAAAAGCTAAATGCtttaaggaagaagaaaaagaaaataacccgcaagggtggctcagttggttga
- the LOC132032118 gene encoding uncharacterized protein LOC132032118, whose translation MPMNFVMEVELFDVGHQLYGPFVSSRSMRYILVAVDYMSKWVSVALPNNDGKSVTNFLKKNIFTRFGTPRAIISDGGTHFCNKKFANLMEKYGVKHRVATPYHPQTSGQVEVSNREIKSILAKTVNANRTNGHLSWMMLFGLIEQHSRRPLVLLLIGWCSVKLAIYLLNLNTKLCGH comes from the coding sequence ATGCCAATGAATTTTGTCATGGAGGTTGAGCTATTTGATGTGGGGCATCAACTTTATGGGCCATTTGTGAGTTCTCGTAGTATGCGATACATCCTTGTTGCGGTTGACTATATGTCCAAGTGGGTCAGTGTAGCATTGCCCAACAATGACGGCAAGAGTGTCaccaattttctcaaaaagaaCATATTCACAAGGTTTGGCACTCCTAGGGCAATCATTAGTGATGGTGGCACTCACTTTTGCAACAAGAAATTCGCTAATCTCATGGAGAAATATGGAGTGAAGCATAGGGTGGCAACTCCTTACCATCCCCAAACTAGTGGGCAAGTCGAAGTCTCTAATCGGGAGATAAAGAGCATCTTAGCCAAGACGGTTAATGCAAATAGAACTAATGGGCATCTAAGCTGGATGATGCTCTTTGGGCTTATAGAACAGCATTCAAGACGCCCATTAGTACTTCTCCTTATCGGTTGGTGTTCGGTAAAGCTTGCCATCTACCTGTTGAACTTGAACACAAAGCTTTGTGggcattaa
- the LOC132032119 gene encoding uncharacterized protein LOC132032119: MESMLEKILDNQNKSDKKMENLTEVVGSHIALIQKLESQMRVLSREQHPPQRGGLPSDTILNPKGSGGDHIASCKAISTRSGKILNAVNERVVEPIIVELIVDEVIEEEIEEELEAPIETPIIVEKEKEAHPIVLEGDEVPSVEKTTGGSAQKRKVTGEIKPLTQIYKSPPPFPQRLMKRTEDAKCQRFYDQLKGLSMNIPFLDAFQEMPEFAKYLKDLLTKKRPIKHDTVGVTHRVSAIISSSKVEKKGDPGAFTIPCTIGHHDFSRALCDNGASINLMPLAIYKQSGLKTPRPTSMRLQMADRTIKRPVEVVDDVLVRVGGFLLPANFVILDCAVDKEVPIILGRPFLSTGRALMDSKKNEIKIGQ, from the coding sequence ATGGAATCTATGCTTGAAAAGATCTTGGACAACCAAAATAAAAGTGATAAGAAGATGGAAAATTTGACGGAAGTGGTAGGCTCTCACATCgctttgattcaaaaacttgagTCACAAATGCGAGTTCTTTCTCGTGAGCAACATCCACCACAAAGAGGGGGCCTTCCTAGCGACACAATTTTGAACCCAAAGGGTAGTGGAGGTGATCATATTGCCTCATGCAAAGCCATTTCTACTAGAAGTGGGAAGATCCTTAATGCGGTGAATGAGAGGGTAGTTGAACCTATCATTGTCGAGCTGATTGTTGATGAGGTTAttgaggaagaaattgaagaagaacTGGAGGCACCAATTGAAACGCCAATTATTgttgagaaagagaaagaggcaCACCCTATTGTTCTCGAGGGTGATGAGGTGCCAAGTGTTGAAAAAACTACTGGGGGTAGCGCTCAAAAGAGAAAGGTCACGGGGGAAATTAAACCCTTGACTCAAATATATAAATCCCCTCCCCCGTTCCCACAAAGATTGATGAAAAGAACGGAGGATGCCAAGTGCCAACGCTTCTACGACCAATTGAAAGGGTTGTCAATGAATATCCCATTTCTTGATGCATTCCAAGAAATGCCAGAATTTGCTAAATACTTGAAGGACTTGTTGACGAAGAAAAGACCAATCAAGCATGATACGGTGGGAGTCACCCACCGTGTGAGCGCTATTATTTCGTCATCAAAGGTTGAGAAGAAGGGAGATCCCGGGGCTTTCACTATCCCTTGCACCATCGGTCACCATGATTTTTCTCGTGCTTTATGTGATAATGGGGctagtattaatttgatgccaCTTGCCATCTATAAACAATCCGGTTTGAAAACACCTAGACCAACGAGCATGCGTCTCCAAATGGCCGATAGAACCATCAAAAGACCAGTAGAGGTTGTTGATGACGTCCTTGTTAGAGTGGGGGGATTCTTATTGCCTGCGAATTTTGTCATCCTTGATTGTGCGGTTGACAAAGAAGTCCCGATTATCTTGGGAAGGCCATTTCTTTCCACCGGGAGAGCTCTAATGGACtcgaaaaagaatgaaataaaaattggTCAATGA